One Cucumis sativus cultivar 9930 chromosome 1, Cucumber_9930_V3, whole genome shotgun sequence DNA segment encodes these proteins:
- the LOC101216926 gene encoding uncharacterized protein LOC101216926 isoform X2 — MEEDSPNPVIQTRRSSIKTHPRYNNQQSWKQKLRENCCKRVREGRSRLLWKMRLPMSSPTYSHSLNNRQQDLIKSAFQDIFADELKKIKDESVNDYNENLPSVPEAADVLWEYEGIHDAYEGDGEEILLEMQRIFYEDLNVDLRQKDPIVTWEDEEDEFLARAVYEHMQLSNEKILEKFWCPMCKQGELQENNHFIHCTHCGLRLNKGNEVTLDLLRCRLADVHAEHLDRGCRLKPKFCVESRFNITALYISCEGCNTFEVVI, encoded by the exons atggaagaagatagTCCAAATCCCGTCATCCAAACCCGCCGTTCTTCAATTAAGACCCATCCTCGTTACAACAATCAACAATCATGGAAGCAGAAG CTGAGGGAAAACTGTTGCAAGAGAGTTAGAGAAGGAAGAAGCCGCTTGCTCTGGAAAATGAGGTTGCCCATGTCCTCGCCCACTTATTCCCATTCTCTCAACAATCGACAGCAg GATTTGATCAAATCTGCTTTTCAAGACATCTTTGCTGATGAGCtgaaaaagattaaagatGAATCTGTGAATGACTATAATGAGAATTTACCTTCTGTCCCTGAGGCTGCTGATGTTCTTTGGGAATATGAGGGGATTCATGATGCCTATGAAGGTGATGGTGAAGAAATACTGTTGGAAATGCAAAGGATCTTTTATGAGGATCTGAATGTTGATCTGAGACAAAAAG ACCCTATTGTGACAtgggaagatgaagaagatgagttCTTAGCCCGTGCAGTTTATGAACATATGCAACTTAGTAATGAGAAG ATTCTTGAGAAGTTCTGGTGCCCTATGTGTAAACAAGGAGAGCTGCAAGAGAACAACCACTTCATACATTGCACTCATTGTGGACTTCGGCTTAACAAAGGCAATGAG GTTACTCTGGACCTCCTCCGTTGCCGGTTGGCAGATGTGCATGCTGAACATCTCGATCGGGGCTGTAGATTGAAGCCTAAGTTTTGTGTTGAGAGTAGATTTAACATTACTGCATTGTACATCTCTTGTGAAGGTTGCAACACATTTGAGGTTGTAATATAG
- the LOC101216926 gene encoding uncharacterized protein LOC101216926 isoform X1, with amino-acid sequence MEEDSPNPVIQTRRSSIKTHPRYNNQQSWKQKLRENCCKRVREGRSRLLWKMRLPMSSPTYSHSLNNRQQDLIKSAFQDIFADELKKIKDESVNDYNENLPSVPEAADVLWEYEGIHDAYEGDGEEILLEMQRIFYEDLNVDLRQKESEDPIVTWEDEEDEFLARAVYEHMQLSNEKILEKFWCPMCKQGELQENNHFIHCTHCGLRLNKGNEVTLDLLRCRLADVHAEHLDRGCRLKPKFCVESRFNITALYISCEGCNTFEVVI; translated from the exons atggaagaagatagTCCAAATCCCGTCATCCAAACCCGCCGTTCTTCAATTAAGACCCATCCTCGTTACAACAATCAACAATCATGGAAGCAGAAG CTGAGGGAAAACTGTTGCAAGAGAGTTAGAGAAGGAAGAAGCCGCTTGCTCTGGAAAATGAGGTTGCCCATGTCCTCGCCCACTTATTCCCATTCTCTCAACAATCGACAGCAg GATTTGATCAAATCTGCTTTTCAAGACATCTTTGCTGATGAGCtgaaaaagattaaagatGAATCTGTGAATGACTATAATGAGAATTTACCTTCTGTCCCTGAGGCTGCTGATGTTCTTTGGGAATATGAGGGGATTCATGATGCCTATGAAGGTGATGGTGAAGAAATACTGTTGGAAATGCAAAGGATCTTTTATGAGGATCTGAATGTTGATCTGAGACAAAAAG AATCTGAAGACCCTATTGTGACAtgggaagatgaagaagatgagttCTTAGCCCGTGCAGTTTATGAACATATGCAACTTAGTAATGAGAAG ATTCTTGAGAAGTTCTGGTGCCCTATGTGTAAACAAGGAGAGCTGCAAGAGAACAACCACTTCATACATTGCACTCATTGTGGACTTCGGCTTAACAAAGGCAATGAG GTTACTCTGGACCTCCTCCGTTGCCGGTTGGCAGATGTGCATGCTGAACATCTCGATCGGGGCTGTAGATTGAAGCCTAAGTTTTGTGTTGAGAGTAGATTTAACATTACTGCATTGTACATCTCTTGTGAAGGTTGCAACACATTTGAGGTTGTAATATAG
- the LOC101216926 gene encoding uncharacterized protein LOC101216926 isoform X3: protein MEEDSPNPVIQTRRSSIKTHPRYNNQQSWKQKLRENCCKRVREGRSRLLWKMRLPMSSPTYSHSLNNRQQDLIKSAFQDIFADELKKIKDESVNDYNENLPSVPEAADVLWEYEGIHDAYEGDGEEILLEMQRIFYEDLNVDLRQKESEDPIVTWEDEEDEFLARAVYEHMQLSNEKILEKFWCPMCKQGELQENNHFIHCTHCGLRLNKGNEVFHLILRPLS, encoded by the exons atggaagaagatagTCCAAATCCCGTCATCCAAACCCGCCGTTCTTCAATTAAGACCCATCCTCGTTACAACAATCAACAATCATGGAAGCAGAAG CTGAGGGAAAACTGTTGCAAGAGAGTTAGAGAAGGAAGAAGCCGCTTGCTCTGGAAAATGAGGTTGCCCATGTCCTCGCCCACTTATTCCCATTCTCTCAACAATCGACAGCAg GATTTGATCAAATCTGCTTTTCAAGACATCTTTGCTGATGAGCtgaaaaagattaaagatGAATCTGTGAATGACTATAATGAGAATTTACCTTCTGTCCCTGAGGCTGCTGATGTTCTTTGGGAATATGAGGGGATTCATGATGCCTATGAAGGTGATGGTGAAGAAATACTGTTGGAAATGCAAAGGATCTTTTATGAGGATCTGAATGTTGATCTGAGACAAAAAG AATCTGAAGACCCTATTGTGACAtgggaagatgaagaagatgagttCTTAGCCCGTGCAGTTTATGAACATATGCAACTTAGTAATGAGAAG ATTCTTGAGAAGTTCTGGTGCCCTATGTGTAAACAAGGAGAGCTGCAAGAGAACAACCACTTCATACATTGCACTCATTGTGGACTTCGGCTTAACAAAGGCAATGAGGTTTTCCACTTGATCTTAAGACCTCTTAGTTGA
- the LOC101216926 gene encoding uncharacterized protein LOC101216926 isoform X4, giving the protein MRLPMSSPTYSHSLNNRQQDLIKSAFQDIFADELKKIKDESVNDYNENLPSVPEAADVLWEYEGIHDAYEGDGEEILLEMQRIFYEDLNVDLRQKESEDPIVTWEDEEDEFLARAVYEHMQLSNEKILEKFWCPMCKQGELQENNHFIHCTHCGLRLNKGNEVTLDLLRCRLADVHAEHLDRGCRLKPKFCVESRFNITALYISCEGCNTFEVVI; this is encoded by the exons ATGAGGTTGCCCATGTCCTCGCCCACTTATTCCCATTCTCTCAACAATCGACAGCAg GATTTGATCAAATCTGCTTTTCAAGACATCTTTGCTGATGAGCtgaaaaagattaaagatGAATCTGTGAATGACTATAATGAGAATTTACCTTCTGTCCCTGAGGCTGCTGATGTTCTTTGGGAATATGAGGGGATTCATGATGCCTATGAAGGTGATGGTGAAGAAATACTGTTGGAAATGCAAAGGATCTTTTATGAGGATCTGAATGTTGATCTGAGACAAAAAG AATCTGAAGACCCTATTGTGACAtgggaagatgaagaagatgagttCTTAGCCCGTGCAGTTTATGAACATATGCAACTTAGTAATGAGAAG ATTCTTGAGAAGTTCTGGTGCCCTATGTGTAAACAAGGAGAGCTGCAAGAGAACAACCACTTCATACATTGCACTCATTGTGGACTTCGGCTTAACAAAGGCAATGAG GTTACTCTGGACCTCCTCCGTTGCCGGTTGGCAGATGTGCATGCTGAACATCTCGATCGGGGCTGTAGATTGAAGCCTAAGTTTTGTGTTGAGAGTAGATTTAACATTACTGCATTGTACATCTCTTGTGAAGGTTGCAACACATTTGAGGTTGTAATATAG